A region from the Gemmatimonadota bacterium genome encodes:
- a CDS encoding MBL fold metallo-hydrolase — translation MRVTVLGSGSKGNALVVECEDDRILVDAGFPARTLVARMRAARIEPESVSALILTHEHSDHVAGARVAAKRFGWTVYATAGTIEEVPRLKEVSPIPITPRESLALDTMRVTCLRIPHDGLDPVALTIESRATGARLGVAYDVGHVTPSLEHALRDLDALVLESNHDAEMLRTGPYPASLKRRIAGGRGHLSNEAAARLASAIAHRGLRHVVLAHLSEQNNAPDVARRTVGVALRRTPYDGTLTVASQDGVVRFGVARSPRVEQIDLF, via the coding sequence GTGAGGGTCACGGTCCTCGGGAGCGGCTCGAAGGGAAACGCACTGGTGGTGGAGTGCGAGGACGACCGCATCCTGGTCGATGCCGGATTTCCCGCACGAACCCTGGTGGCGCGGATGCGGGCCGCGCGCATTGAGCCAGAATCGGTCAGTGCGTTGATCCTGACCCATGAGCACAGTGACCATGTGGCGGGAGCGCGGGTAGCAGCGAAGCGGTTCGGATGGACCGTGTATGCCACGGCGGGAACCATCGAGGAAGTGCCACGGCTCAAGGAAGTGAGCCCGATCCCGATCACCCCGCGGGAGTCCCTGGCCCTCGACACCATGCGGGTCACGTGCCTGAGGATTCCGCACGACGGTCTCGATCCTGTCGCGCTGACTATTGAGAGTCGCGCCACCGGGGCGCGCCTTGGGGTGGCCTATGACGTGGGGCACGTCACGCCCTCGCTTGAGCATGCGCTGCGCGACCTGGACGCGCTGGTCCTCGAGAGCAACCACGATGCGGAGATGTTGCGGACCGGGCCGTATCCCGCATCGCTCAAACGGCGCATTGCGGGCGGCCGCGGCCACTTGAGTAACGAGGCCGCCGCTCGGCTGGCGAGCGCGATCGCGCATCGCGGCCTGCGGCATGTCGTCCTGGCGCACCTGAGCGAACAGAACAATGCCCCGGACGTCGCCCGGCGCACCGTGGGCGTCGCCCTGCGCCGGACCCCGTATGACGGCACCCTGACCGTGGCATCGCAGGATGGGGTCGTACGGTTCGGGGTGGCCCGGAGCCCCCGCGTCGAACAGATCGACTTGTTCTAG
- a CDS encoding NTP transferase domain-containing protein translates to MSRWVVVLAGGVGSRFWPLSTPARPKQLLPLITDTPLLSETLQRLEPLADADHTLILTNASLVEAIRDLLPGVPSGNVIAEPRPAGTAAALAWAAHVIAGRDPEGTMLSVHADWAVGDPVGFRSALTAAAVAAEQHHALVTVGVLPVRPDPGFGYIQPGEPVTGPLRRVRRFAEKPSRERAAEMIREGYLWNSGIFVWRAQDFLAEVEALTPEVAPALAAHRNDIAAFFGAVTSIAVDVGVLERSQRVMVLPGDFGWDDIGTWEALARVRHLDDHGNAAQGSVFPVDSSRNVVHAEEGDVVLYGVSDLVVVTCRGMTLVTTTARAADLKLLIDQLPANVRQRE, encoded by the coding sequence ATGAGTCGTTGGGTTGTCGTCCTTGCCGGGGGGGTGGGTTCCCGCTTCTGGCCGCTCAGCACGCCGGCGCGCCCCAAGCAGCTCCTCCCGTTGATCACCGATACTCCGTTGCTCTCGGAGACGCTGCAACGCCTGGAGCCACTCGCCGATGCCGATCACACACTGATCCTGACCAACGCCTCACTGGTGGAGGCGATTCGGGACCTGCTGCCCGGTGTCCCATCAGGAAACGTTATTGCGGAGCCACGACCGGCTGGGACCGCCGCTGCGCTCGCATGGGCGGCGCACGTGATCGCCGGCCGGGACCCCGAAGGGACCATGCTCTCGGTGCACGCCGACTGGGCGGTTGGTGATCCCGTTGGCTTCCGCAGCGCGTTGACTGCTGCGGCCGTGGCCGCGGAGCAACACCATGCGCTCGTCACGGTCGGGGTGCTTCCCGTGCGGCCGGACCCAGGCTTCGGGTACATCCAACCTGGGGAGCCTGTCACCGGCCCGCTCCGCCGGGTTCGCCGGTTCGCCGAAAAGCCGAGTCGAGAGCGGGCGGCGGAGATGATTCGCGAGGGGTATCTCTGGAATTCCGGGATTTTTGTCTGGCGCGCGCAGGACTTCCTGGCCGAGGTGGAGGCCCTCACCCCGGAGGTCGCCCCCGCACTGGCGGCCCATCGCAATGACATCGCCGCGTTTTTTGGCGCGGTCACCTCCATCGCGGTAGACGTTGGCGTACTGGAGCGCAGCCAGCGGGTGATGGTCCTTCCGGGCGACTTCGGGTGGGACGACATCGGCACGTGGGAGGCGCTGGCGCGCGTTCGCCACCTGGATGACCACGGCAACGCCGCACAGGGGAGTGTATTTCCCGTGGACTCCTCACGAAACGTGGTACACGCCGAGGAGGGTGATGTGGTACTCTACGGCGTCTCGGACCTCGTCGTGGTCACTTGCCGTGGGATGACCCTGGTGACAACGACCGCACGCGCCGCTGACCTCAAGCTCCTCATCGACCAACTGCCCGCCAACGTGCGTCAGCGCGAGTGA
- a CDS encoding roadblock/LC7 domain-containing protein has product MPTIRDLVANLAARPGVDAAVLLGRDGLLIDGAGADGAGLEAAAAYVPSLIAAAEELSSAVGSGRLVSKVMEFERGYAVISALSPEALLLVLVSSANDLGPIVGDIRRHRSHIASIL; this is encoded by the coding sequence ATGCCCACGATTCGAGACCTTGTCGCCAACCTCGCTGCCCGGCCTGGGGTGGACGCTGCCGTCCTCCTCGGCCGGGACGGCCTGCTGATCGACGGCGCGGGCGCCGATGGGGCCGGCCTGGAGGCGGCGGCGGCCTACGTTCCCTCCCTGATCGCCGCCGCTGAGGAACTCTCCAGCGCAGTTGGCAGCGGACGCCTCGTCTCCAAGGTCATGGAGTTCGAGCGAGGCTACGCCGTGATTTCTGCCCTGTCCCCTGAGGCCCTCCTGCTGGTCCTCGTCAGTTCCGCCAACGACCTCGGGCCGATCGTTGGGGATATCCGGCGCCACCGAAGCCATATCGCCTCCATTCTATGA
- the serS gene encoding serine--tRNA ligase has product MHDYRVLRDEVELLRGAIERRGKRDQYAAVIDRGIALDATRRAMIQAVEEKKATRNQNSQEVARRKRNKEDAEDLIAAGRTLGEEIATLEYELTRSQADLDGILLDLPNITLDDVPAGDESSNRIEKDWGTPRDGAGCRPHWDIASQLGILDLERGAKVSGSGFIVMRGAGARLTRALMNFFIDVHTREHGYEEVWVPAVVNRRSMVGTGQLPKFEEDMYGLREEDLYLVPTAEVPVTNLYRDEILAASELPRGFVAYTPCFRREAGAAGKDTRGLLRLHQFDKVEIVRYCVPEQAAEEHERLTRHAETLLERLGLPYRRVLLSAGDTGQSSAKTWDLEAWAPGVGKFLEVSSCSTFSDYQARRANIRYRPAAGEKPRFVHTLNGSGLAFPRIIACLLEHYQQEDGTVRLPDCLHPYMGTAVLG; this is encoded by the coding sequence ATGCACGACTACCGAGTGCTCCGCGACGAGGTTGAGCTGTTGCGGGGGGCGATCGAACGTCGCGGCAAGCGCGACCAGTATGCCGCGGTGATCGACCGTGGCATCGCGCTCGATGCCACGCGTCGCGCCATGATCCAGGCGGTTGAGGAAAAGAAGGCCACCCGAAACCAGAACAGCCAGGAAGTCGCGCGGCGCAAGCGGAACAAGGAAGACGCCGAGGACCTCATCGCGGCGGGCCGTACCCTCGGTGAGGAGATCGCGACGCTGGAGTATGAGCTCACGCGTTCGCAGGCGGACCTGGATGGCATCCTCCTGGACCTCCCGAACATCACGTTGGACGACGTGCCAGCCGGCGACGAGTCGTCGAACCGGATCGAGAAGGACTGGGGGACCCCTCGGGATGGCGCGGGATGTCGGCCGCACTGGGACATCGCGTCACAGCTGGGCATCCTCGACCTGGAGCGTGGAGCCAAGGTCAGTGGATCCGGCTTCATCGTGATGCGCGGTGCCGGGGCACGATTGACGCGTGCGCTGATGAATTTCTTCATTGACGTCCATACGCGTGAGCACGGCTATGAGGAGGTGTGGGTCCCTGCGGTTGTGAACCGACGCTCGATGGTCGGCACCGGTCAGCTCCCCAAATTCGAGGAGGACATGTACGGCCTTCGCGAAGAGGATCTGTATCTCGTGCCGACGGCGGAGGTGCCCGTGACGAACCTCTACCGGGACGAGATCCTCGCGGCAAGCGAGCTTCCCCGCGGCTTTGTGGCGTATACCCCGTGCTTTCGACGCGAAGCGGGGGCGGCCGGCAAGGACACCCGGGGGCTCCTGCGACTCCACCAATTCGACAAGGTCGAGATCGTCCGCTACTGCGTCCCCGAGCAGGCCGCCGAGGAGCATGAGCGCCTGACACGGCATGCGGAGACGCTGTTGGAGCGACTGGGATTGCCTTATCGGCGCGTCCTGCTCTCCGCCGGTGACACCGGCCAGAGCAGTGCCAAGACGTGGGACCTTGAGGCCTGGGCGCCCGGCGTGGGCAAGTTCCTCGAAGTGTCGTCGTGCAGCACCTTCAGCGACTACCAGGCGCGGCGCGCCAACATCAGGTACCGGCCCGCTGCGGGTGAGAAGCCGCGCTTCGTGCACACGCTGAACGGGTCCGGCCTCGCCTTCCCGCGGATCATCGCCTGCCTCCTGGAGCACTACCAGCAGGAGGACGGAACCGTCCGGCTGCCCGACTGCCTGCATCCCTACATGGGGACAGCAGTCCTCGGGTAA